The stretch of DNA CGACTTCGTACAGGGCGAAGGTGGCATCCTCCTGCGCGGCCCCGGCGGCCTTGGCTGCCTGGAAGTCCTCGGATTGGAGGTAGGCCCTCAGGGCGTCCCGGTCCCGCCAGCGCGTCATCAGCAGGAACTCGGGCTGCCGCTCGAAGGACCGGAGGACTTCCAGGCCCAGGAAGCCCTCGTGCCGGTCCACGAGCCGGGCGCGCTCCTGGAACCGCTCGGCCAGGGCGTCCCCCTGGCCCTCGGGTGGCCGGAATCGGGAGATGGCGACGATCATCCCCCGGAGTCTACATCGCCCCCGCGCCGGGCATCTCGCCCACCCCGCGCAAGAGCACCTCGCGGGGCTTGGCGCCATCGGCGGGGCCGACCACGCCCTCGCGCTCCATGCGTTCAATCATGCGCGCGGCGCGGTTGTAGCCGATGCGCATCTTGCGCTGGAGCATGGAGATGGAGACGGCGCGCATCTCGCTCACCGTGGCGAGCGCCTGGTCGTACAGCTCGTCGGACAGCTCGTCCTCCTCGCCGCCGCCCTCGGTGTCCTCGTCCCGCGGCTTGAGGATGGACTCGTCGAAGACGGGCTTGCCCTGGGCCTTG from Stigmatella aurantiaca encodes:
- a CDS encoding antibiotic biosynthesis monooxygenase family protein, whose translation is MIVAISRFRPPEGQGDALAERFQERARLVDRHEGFLGLEVLRSFERQPEFLLMTRWRDRDALRAYLQSEDFQAAKAAGAAQEDATFALYEVVAQ